The following proteins are encoded in a genomic region of Paralichthys olivaceus isolate ysfri-2021 chromosome 23, ASM2471397v2, whole genome shotgun sequence:
- the LOC138406816 gene encoding uncharacterized protein isoform X1, whose protein sequence is MSYQKLFGDPFNPKKAPYRRSPPSNFFMDLKKSLKKLLCLNVFQPKKPPPRRYSSSANFPLLDQSIIEPLVLNIGDQCWKFKAGEWVTESHILPRENEVQLLKRRHVLLKKEKKSLICKGEILLDMLTEKTLEYQKMTNGVVEFQQRKNLKKTRKTQLFGKKPSKHWDASLSSLPETCPLGKVWRIGYGVYPETAFYTCTTQQEVLCTDNSTQQQILDIFQARGGAAGCSSDGCFSLGGTCRLHCCWLPSHLLQFYQNTRETELGLEYEHPVLNIEGQI, encoded by the exons ATGTCTTATCAAAAACTCTTTGGGGACCCATTCAATCCAAAGAAGGCTCCTTATCGGAGATCTCCTCCATCCAACTTCTTTATG GACCTTAAAAAATCACTTAAGAAGCTTTTATGTTTAAACGTATTCCAACCAAAGAAGCCACCTCCTCGCAGATATTCTTCCTCGGCCAACTTTCCTTTG TTGGATCAATCTATAATAGAACCTCTTgtgctgaacattggagatcAGTGCTGGAAATTCAAAGCGGGAGAGTGGGTGACAG AATCTCATATTCTCCCTCGGGAAAATGAGGTGCAGCTGTTGAAAAGAAGACATGTCCTactgaagaaggagaaaaaatcCCTGATATGTAAAGGGGAAATCCTCTTGGACATG TTGACAGAGAAGACTCTAGAATACCAAAAGATGACGAACGGAGTGGTAGAGTTTCAACAGAGGAAG AaccttaaaaaaacaagaaagacgCAGCTGTTTGGGAAAAAGCCATCTAAACACTGGGATGCTTCCTTGTCCAGCCTTCCAGAG acatgtcctctgggtaaagtctggagaattggctacggTGTTTACCCGGAGACtgccttttacacatgcacaacacagcaggaggttctctgcacagataaTTCCACACAGCAACAAATTCTCGATATctttcaggcgagaggtggggcagccgggtgcagcagtgATGGCTGTTTTTCATTAGGCGGCACATGCAGACTGCACTGTTGTTGGTTGCCTTCTCatcttttacagttttatcAGAATACAAGAGAAACAGAGCTGGGCCTTGAATATGAACATCCTGTACTGAACATTGAAGGTCAGATCTGA
- the LOC138406816 gene encoding protein chibby homolog 1-like isoform X4 yields the protein MSYQKLFGDPFNPKKAPYRRSPPSNFFMDLKKSLKKLLCLNVFQPKKPPPRRYSSSANFPLLDQSIIEPLVLNIGDQCWKFKAGEWVTESHILPRENEVQLLKRRHVLLKKEKKSLICKGEILLDMLTEKTLEYQKMTNGVVEFQQRKNLKKTRKTQLFGKKPSKHWDASLSSLPENTRETELGLEYEHPVLNIEGQI from the exons ATGTCTTATCAAAAACTCTTTGGGGACCCATTCAATCCAAAGAAGGCTCCTTATCGGAGATCTCCTCCATCCAACTTCTTTATG GACCTTAAAAAATCACTTAAGAAGCTTTTATGTTTAAACGTATTCCAACCAAAGAAGCCACCTCCTCGCAGATATTCTTCCTCGGCCAACTTTCCTTTG TTGGATCAATCTATAATAGAACCTCTTgtgctgaacattggagatcAGTGCTGGAAATTCAAAGCGGGAGAGTGGGTGACAG AATCTCATATTCTCCCTCGGGAAAATGAGGTGCAGCTGTTGAAAAGAAGACATGTCCTactgaagaaggagaaaaaatcCCTGATATGTAAAGGGGAAATCCTCTTGGACATG TTGACAGAGAAGACTCTAGAATACCAAAAGATGACGAACGGAGTGGTAGAGTTTCAACAGAGGAAG AaccttaaaaaaacaagaaagacgCAGCTGTTTGGGAAAAAGCCATCTAAACACTGGGATGCTTCCTTGTCCAGCCTTCCAGAG AATACAAGAGAAACAGAGCTGGGCCTTGAATATGAACATCCTGTACTGAACATTGAAGGTCAGATCTGA
- the LOC138406816 gene encoding uncharacterized protein isoform X2, translated as MSYQKLFGDPFNPKKAPYRRSPPSNFFMDLKKSLKKLLCLNVFQPKKPPPRRYSSSANFPLLDQSIIEPLVLNIGDQCWKFKAGEWVTESHILPRENEVQLLKRRHVLLKKEKKSLICKGEILLDMLTEKTLEYQKMTNGVVEFQQRKNLKKTRKTQLFGKKPSKHWDASLSSLPEARGGAAGCSSDGCFSLGGTCRLHCCWLPSHLLQFYQNTRETELGLEYEHPVLNIEGQI; from the exons ATGTCTTATCAAAAACTCTTTGGGGACCCATTCAATCCAAAGAAGGCTCCTTATCGGAGATCTCCTCCATCCAACTTCTTTATG GACCTTAAAAAATCACTTAAGAAGCTTTTATGTTTAAACGTATTCCAACCAAAGAAGCCACCTCCTCGCAGATATTCTTCCTCGGCCAACTTTCCTTTG TTGGATCAATCTATAATAGAACCTCTTgtgctgaacattggagatcAGTGCTGGAAATTCAAAGCGGGAGAGTGGGTGACAG AATCTCATATTCTCCCTCGGGAAAATGAGGTGCAGCTGTTGAAAAGAAGACATGTCCTactgaagaaggagaaaaaatcCCTGATATGTAAAGGGGAAATCCTCTTGGACATG TTGACAGAGAAGACTCTAGAATACCAAAAGATGACGAACGGAGTGGTAGAGTTTCAACAGAGGAAG AaccttaaaaaaacaagaaagacgCAGCTGTTTGGGAAAAAGCCATCTAAACACTGGGATGCTTCCTTGTCCAGCCTTCCAGAG gcgagaggtggggcagccgggtgcagcagtgATGGCTGTTTTTCATTAGGCGGCACATGCAGACTGCACTGTTGTTGGTTGCCTTCTCatcttttacagttttatcAGAATACAAGAGAAACAGAGCTGGGCCTTGAATATGAACATCCTGTACTGAACATTGAAGGTCAGATCTGA
- the LOC138406816 gene encoding protein chibby homolog 1-like isoform X3 has translation MSYQKLFGDPFNPKKAPYRRSPPSNFFMDLKKSLKKLLCLNVFQPKKPPPRRYSSSANFPLLDQSIIEPLVLNIGDQCWKFKAGEWVTESHILPRENEVQLLKRRHVLLKKEKKSLICKGEILLDMLTEKTLEYQKMTNGVVEFQQRKNLKKTRKTQLFGKKPSKHWDASLSSLPEFYQNTRETELGLEYEHPVLNIEGQI, from the exons ATGTCTTATCAAAAACTCTTTGGGGACCCATTCAATCCAAAGAAGGCTCCTTATCGGAGATCTCCTCCATCCAACTTCTTTATG GACCTTAAAAAATCACTTAAGAAGCTTTTATGTTTAAACGTATTCCAACCAAAGAAGCCACCTCCTCGCAGATATTCTTCCTCGGCCAACTTTCCTTTG TTGGATCAATCTATAATAGAACCTCTTgtgctgaacattggagatcAGTGCTGGAAATTCAAAGCGGGAGAGTGGGTGACAG AATCTCATATTCTCCCTCGGGAAAATGAGGTGCAGCTGTTGAAAAGAAGACATGTCCTactgaagaaggagaaaaaatcCCTGATATGTAAAGGGGAAATCCTCTTGGACATG TTGACAGAGAAGACTCTAGAATACCAAAAGATGACGAACGGAGTGGTAGAGTTTCAACAGAGGAAG AaccttaaaaaaacaagaaagacgCAGCTGTTTGGGAAAAAGCCATCTAAACACTGGGATGCTTCCTTGTCCAGCCTTCCAGAG ttttatcAGAATACAAGAGAAACAGAGCTGGGCCTTGAATATGAACATCCTGTACTGAACATTGAAGGTCAGATCTGA
- the LOC138406835 gene encoding uncharacterized protein, whose amino-acid sequence MDMLTEKTLECQKNDERSGKVQCCSQDHLNRDQDKTKTTVYQDQDKTKTLRGRDQDKTKTLRGRDRDKTKTLRGRDRDKTKTTVYQDQDKTKTLRGRDRDKTKTTVYQDQDKTKTLRGRDRDKTKTKAGRDRVKTKTRPVSHTA is encoded by the exons ATGGACATG TTGACAGAGAAGACACTTGAATGTCAAAAGAATGATGAAAGAAGTGGTAAAGTCCAGTGTTGTAGTCAAGACCACCTAAACCGAGACCAAGACAAGACCAAGACCACAGTGTATCAAGACCAAGACAAGACCAAGACTTTGAGGGGTCGAGACCAAGACAAGACCAAGACTTTGAGGGGTCGAGACCGAGACAAGACCAAGACTTTGAGGGGTCGAGACCGAGACAAGACCAAGACCACGGTGTATCAAGACCAAGACAAGACCAAGACTTTGAGGGGTCGAGACCGAGACAAGACCAAGACCACAGTGTATCAAGACCAAGACAAAACCAAGACTTTGAGGGGTCGAGACCGAGACAAGACCAAGACCAAGGCAGGGCGAGACCGAGTCAAGACCAAGACCAGACCAGTGTCCCACACTGCATGA